The region GGTGCTAGTACAAATTTCCATGATTTCTTTAACATGAAAGATCCATATTCTCATCAGCCAAGTCTACTGATGATGGCCCATCCTCCCATCTTGGGCTTCAAACCTACAAATTATTCTTCTCATTCCCAAATGCCTCCTTCTAAGAAAAGACCccctgatgatgatgatgatggcGCAGGAGAACGACGCCGTAAACGCTTAATTAAGAACAGAGAGTCAGCTGACAGGTCCAGAGCTAGAAGATTGGTTAGTCTCTCGCTCTCTGTTTTAAATTAGATGTTAATCATTGGTTATTTACTACTAGGTTCTTCTTATAAATTTGTTTGGATCTTTAAATTGGTCGGAATCTACAGGCTTACACAAATGAGTTGGAGCAAGAAATGGAAGAATTGAAGAAGGAAAATGCGAGTCTCAGAGCACAACTAGAAGAGGTCAAACCAAGAGCACACCTAGAAAAGGTAAAAACCAGACAagatctatctatctatctatctatgtgTTGATCATTTATGTAAATAGCAGGAATATCATTAAATGTACCAGTCATATTGAAAAGGGGattaataaaaagagaattatccaaattaaaacaaaaggaagcaaataaactaaaaaatatatattttggagcaatagaatttacaataaaagcatattttcagaaaaatatcgatacccctatacagatatatgtattggatgatagaataataggaaatatacaagattcattaatagcagtaataaaaggaaacttgatatatcagaaattaaaatttataatacaacccgatttcagtatatccctaaggga is a window of Apium graveolens cultivar Ventura chromosome 11, ASM990537v1, whole genome shotgun sequence DNA encoding:
- the LOC141696810 gene encoding uncharacterized protein LOC141696810 isoform X2, producing MEEVWGNISLPRLRNSSPCSSKSSPNMGGFSGGGGASTNFHDFFNMKDPYSHQPSLLMMAHPPILGFKPTNYSSHSQMPPSKKRPPDDDDDGAGERRRKRLIKNRESADRSRARRLAYTNELEQEMEELKKENASLRAQLEEVKPRAHLEKDNKRWKILRNISLMLHLIYQPIMKKSPNSKRR
- the LOC141696810 gene encoding uncharacterized protein LOC141696810 isoform X3, with product MEEVWGNISLPRLRNSSPCSSKSSPNMGGFSGGGGASTNFHDFFNMKDPYSHQPSLLMMAHPPILGFKPTNYSSHSQMPPSKKRPPDDDDDGAGERRRKRLIKNRESADRSRARRLAYTNELEQEMEELKKENASLRAQLEEVKPRAHLEKTKIKKEEKKKQIPWKKTTNPARYHGRHKR
- the LOC141696810 gene encoding uncharacterized protein LOC141696810 isoform X4, translated to MEEVWGNISLPRLRNSSPCSSKSSPNMGGFSGGGGASTNFHDFFNMKDPYSHQPSLLMMAHPPILGFKPTNYSSHSQMPPSKKRPPDDDDDGAGERRRKRLIKNRESADRSRARRLAYTNELEQEMEELKKENASLRAQLEEVKPRAHLEKRYGRDRVRTPASSQRISKKLGERCG
- the LOC141696810 gene encoding uncharacterized protein LOC141696810 isoform X1; its protein translation is MEEVWGNISLPRLRNSSPCSSKSSPNMGGFSGGGGASTNFHDFFNMKDPYSHQPSLLMMAHPPILGFKPTNYSSHSQMPPSKKRPPDDDDDGAGERRRKRLIKNRESADRSRARRLAYTNELEQEMEELKKENASLRAQLEEVKPRAHLEKEIPKISWQTKIKKEEKKKQIPWKKTTNPARYHGRHKR
- the LOC141696810 gene encoding uncharacterized protein LOC141696810 isoform X5, with the protein product MEEVWGNISLPRLRNSSPCSSKSSPNMGGFSGGGGASTNFHDFFNMKDPYSHQPSLLMMAHPPILGFKPTNYSSHSQMPPSKKRPPDDDDDGAGERRRKRLIKNRESADRSRARRLAYTNELEQEMEELKKENASLRAQLEEVKPRAHLEKNWFRKIIS